The Cetobacterium sp. ZOR0034 nucleotide sequence ACTCGAGATGAGAGAATGGATAGTAAAAAATATAAGAGGGATGTCTTATAAGGAAGCAAGTCATTTTTTAAGAAATGTGGGATTTGGAAAAGAGTTAGCAATATTGGATAGACATATTTTGAAAAATTTGGTGGCATTAGAAGTAATAGAAGTAATACCTAAAACGTTATCACCGAAACTTTATAAAGAGATTGAAGAGAAATTGAAAAAATATTGTAAAGAAGTAGGAATTCCGATGGATAATATGGATTTGTTACTTTGGTATTTAGAAGCGAAAGATATATTTAAGTGATGCTTTACTAAAGATTTATTGATAAAACTTGTACTATTATGATATAATTTTTTACATATTTAAATCGTAATTTGTTAAATTTTGGAGGAGAAAAATTGAAGAACGCAGCAATTGTAACTTACGGTTGTCAAATGAATGTCAACGAAAGCGCAAAAATAAAAAAAATATTACAAAATATGGGATATAATATAACAGAGGATGTATCAGAGGCCGATGCAGTATTTTTAAATACATGCACAGTTAGAGAAGGTGCAGCTACTCAAATTTATGGTAAATTAGGAGAGTTAAAAGTTGTAAGAGAAAAAAGAGGAACAATTATAGGAATTACAGGTTGTTTCGCCCAAGAGCAAGGAGAGGAATTAGCAAAAAAATTCCCTATAATTGATATAGTTATGGGAAATCAAAATATAGGAAAAATTCCAGCAGCTCTTGAAAAAATTGAATCTGGAGATTTTAAACATGTTATTTATACAGGAGAAGAGGATGAATTACCTCCGAGATTAGATGCAGAGTTTGATTCTAAGAAAACAGCATCAATTCCAATAACTTATGGATGTAATAACTTCTGTACATATTGTATAGTTCCATATGTTAGAGGAAGAGAAAGATCAGTGCCTATGGATCAAATTTTAGAGGAAGTTAAAGGATTTGTCGAAAAAGATTATAAAGAGATAATGTTATTAGGACAAAATGTAAATTCATATGGAAATGATTTAAAAACAGGAGAAAATTTTGCAACTCTATTAGAAGAGATTTGTAAAATAGAGGGAGAGTTCTTAGTAAGATTCGTTTCACCACATCCAAAAGATTTTGGAGATGACGTAATTGATGTTATCGCTAAAAATGAAAAAATCGCAAGATGTCTACACCTTCCACTTCAAGCAGGATCATCAAAAGTTTTAAAACTAATGAATAGAAAATATACAAAAGAGCAGTATATAGAGTTAGCTGAAAAAATAAAATCAAGAATTCCAGGAGTAGCTTTAACAGCAGATATCATTGTTGGATTCCCTCATGAGACAGAAGAGGACTTCCAAGACACATTGGATGTTGTTTCTAAAGTAAAGTTTGATACAGCATTTATGTTTATGTATTCTCCAAGAGAAGGTACAGCTGCTGCGACTATGGATGGTCAAATAGAGCAAGAAATAAAAAAAGATAGATTAAAGAGATTGATAGATTTACAAAATGAAAACTCTAAAGAAACAAGTTCTACTTACCAAGGAAAAACAGAGAGGGTTTTAGTTGAAGGACCAAGCAAAAAAAATGAAGAAGTTTTAAGTGGAAGAACATCGACGAATAAAATAGTTATCTTTAAAGGAGATAAAGAGTTAGAAGGAACGTTTGTTAATGTAAAAATAAACGAATGCAAAACATGGTCTTTATATGGAGAGATCGTAGAATAGTAACCTCGGAGGTATAATGGATAAATTAGAAAGTTTTTTACTAAAAGAGTTACAAGAGATGGCAAGGCAGATGGAGATAGATTATTCAAGTAGGACCAAAAAAGCTGAAATTGTAGATTTAATAACAGAAGCCATGGAAGCTAAAGAGGGAATGCATTTAGCTTGGGGAAATCTTGAAGTAATGGCGGATGGATATGGATTTTTAAGAAATACTAATGTGGAGAAGGACGTTTATGTATCTGCTTCACAAATAAGAAAATTTAAACTAAGAACAGAAGACTTTATCGTAGGAGAGGTTAGAGAAGCTGTTCAAGGTGAAAATAATTATGGGCTTAGAAAAGTATTGTTAATCAATAGTGGAAGTATCCAAGAAGCAGCAGCAAGGGTTCCATTTGATGAGTTAGTTCCAGCTTATCCTACAGAGTTATTAAAGTTAGAAACAGATTCTAAAAATGTTTCTGGAAGAATAATTGATTTAATAGCTCCTATAGGAAAGGGGCAAAGAGGACTTATTGTAGCACCACCAAAAGCTGGAAAAACAGTTTTAATCAGTAACATCGCTAACTCAATAATAGAAAACAATAAAGGAATCGAAGTTTGGATTTTATTAATAGACGAAAGACCCGAAGAGGTTACAGATATAAAGGAAACAGTAAAAGGAGCTCAAGTTTTTGCATCAACATTCGATGACGATCCAAGAAATCATATAAAGGTTACAGAGTCGTTGTTAGAAAGAGCTAAAAGAAAGATAGAAAATGGAGAAGATATAGTGATTTTAATGGATTCTTTAACAAGATTAGCTAGAGCTTATAACATAGTTATACCATCTAGTGGAAAACTTATATCTGGTGGAATAGATCCAACAGCACTGTACTATCCTAAAAAATTCTTTGGTTCAGCAAGAAATATAAGAAATGGTGGAAGTTTAACTATTTTAGCAACAGCTTTAGTTGATACGGGAAGTAAAATGGATGATGTTATATATGAGGAATTTAAGGGAACAGGTAACCTAGATATCCACTTAGACAGAAATCTTGCAGAACTTAGAATTTACCCATCAATAGATATTCAAAGATCGGGAACAAGAAAAGAGGAGTTACTGATTGAAAAGAAAAAATTAGAATCAATATGGGAGATAAGAAGATATTTAACATCTCTTGATAAAGCAACAGCAACGAAAAAGTTGATAGATACTATTTCATCTACGGAGAGTAACGATAAGCTTATAGAGATGTATGCGAAATCTTTTGCAAGGGGGAAATAGTGAAGGAAGTACTAAAAATATTTGCTATAATAATAGCAGCATTTATAGCTATGTTAATACTAGTTTTTAAACCCTATAAATCAGAAGTTGTAGATTTGAAAAAATTCACAGAATATTACTCTGAAAATACAACGGTTGAAGAGGGTGGAGGTTTTGAGTTAGTAGATGGAAACTTTTATACAATAGAGAAAGAATACAAAATTGGAGTTGATGAGGAGTTCGAAGGAGTTCCTTTAGAAGAAGTAGATTTAAAGCAAGCTTATGAAATTCCAAAATTAGAAAGTTATATAGTGGCTAATGGAGATACTTTAGGAGCAATAGCAGATAAGAATGGTATATCTTTGGAGGTTTTAAAAGCTAATAATCCGGGAATTTCAAATAGTTTGAAAGTAGGGCAAAAGATAAATGTAGTTAAAGCTAATGGTGTTTTTTATAAAGTTAAAAGAGGAGACTCTCTTTTTAAAATAGCTTTGGCATACAAGGTTGATGTTGATGACTTAAGAAAATACAACAATTTAAGAAATGACAATATTAGAGTTGGAGAGGAACTTTTTATAAACAATCCAAGTGAAGAGAGTTTGAAAAGGCTTACTCAAAGTGGAGGAGTGAAAAGTACAACCACTCAGAGAAACTTTACAATGCCTGTAAAATGGGCAGGAGTTACAAGTCCTTTTGGAAAAAGATTCCATCCAGTATTAAAAAGATATATTCAACATGCAGGGATTGATATGAGAGCTAGATACGTCCCATTGATGGCTTCAAGAGACGGTACGGTTGTGTTCGCAGGATATATGACAGGTTATGGTAAAATTATAAAGATTAACCATGGAAGTGGTTATGAAACTAGATCGGCTCATTTAGAGAAGATGTACGTAAAAGTTGGAGATAAGGTTAAGTCTGGACAGGTTATTGGTCAAACAGGAATGACAGGAAGAGTAACGGGACCTCATCTACATTTTGAAATTAGAAAAAATGGAAAAGCTAATAATCCTATGAATTATTTAGTTAGATAGCCCTAGATTAAACTAGGGCTTTTTTTAGATTTTATATGAGGTGAAAAAATGAGAGAATCTAAAGTTATAAAGGTTGGCAGATTATTA carries:
- the miaB gene encoding tRNA (N6-isopentenyl adenosine(37)-C2)-methylthiotransferase MiaB translates to MKNAAIVTYGCQMNVNESAKIKKILQNMGYNITEDVSEADAVFLNTCTVREGAATQIYGKLGELKVVREKRGTIIGITGCFAQEQGEELAKKFPIIDIVMGNQNIGKIPAALEKIESGDFKHVIYTGEEDELPPRLDAEFDSKKTASIPITYGCNNFCTYCIVPYVRGRERSVPMDQILEEVKGFVEKDYKEIMLLGQNVNSYGNDLKTGENFATLLEEICKIEGEFLVRFVSPHPKDFGDDVIDVIAKNEKIARCLHLPLQAGSSKVLKLMNRKYTKEQYIELAEKIKSRIPGVALTADIIVGFPHETEEDFQDTLDVVSKVKFDTAFMFMYSPREGTAAATMDGQIEQEIKKDRLKRLIDLQNENSKETSSTYQGKTERVLVEGPSKKNEEVLSGRTSTNKIVIFKGDKELEGTFVNVKINECKTWSLYGEIVE
- the rho gene encoding transcription termination factor Rho, whose product is MDKLESFLLKELQEMARQMEIDYSSRTKKAEIVDLITEAMEAKEGMHLAWGNLEVMADGYGFLRNTNVEKDVYVSASQIRKFKLRTEDFIVGEVREAVQGENNYGLRKVLLINSGSIQEAAARVPFDELVPAYPTELLKLETDSKNVSGRIIDLIAPIGKGQRGLIVAPPKAGKTVLISNIANSIIENNKGIEVWILLIDERPEEVTDIKETVKGAQVFASTFDDDPRNHIKVTESLLERAKRKIENGEDIVILMDSLTRLARAYNIVIPSSGKLISGGIDPTALYYPKKFFGSARNIRNGGSLTILATALVDTGSKMDDVIYEEFKGTGNLDIHLDRNLAELRIYPSIDIQRSGTRKEELLIEKKKLESIWEIRRYLTSLDKATATKKLIDTISSTESNDKLIEMYAKSFARGK
- a CDS encoding M23 family metallopeptidase, which encodes MKEVLKIFAIIIAAFIAMLILVFKPYKSEVVDLKKFTEYYSENTTVEEGGGFELVDGNFYTIEKEYKIGVDEEFEGVPLEEVDLKQAYEIPKLESYIVANGDTLGAIADKNGISLEVLKANNPGISNSLKVGQKINVVKANGVFYKVKRGDSLFKIALAYKVDVDDLRKYNNLRNDNIRVGEELFINNPSEESLKRLTQSGGVKSTTTQRNFTMPVKWAGVTSPFGKRFHPVLKRYIQHAGIDMRARYVPLMASRDGTVVFAGYMTGYGKIIKINHGSGYETRSAHLEKMYVKVGDKVKSGQVIGQTGMTGRVTGPHLHFEIRKNGKANNPMNYLVR